DNA sequence from the Thermoplasma sp. Kam2015 genome:
CAGGAATCTCGATCCTTTCAGAGATGAGAGGGTTTTAACTGTTTATGGGAATATTTATATATAGTTATATATTGTTATGCAATATATATGGGTAAAATATACACAATCAGGGAAGCATGCGATATACTGCAGATAGATGCAACCACATTAATGAGATGGGATCGTGAAGGAAAAATACACTGCATAAGATTATCAAATAATTTCAGGAGAGTACCAAAGAAGGAAATAGACAGAATATTGGGAATAAAAAACAATAGAGTAGATGCAGTATATGCAAGGGTATCATCAAATGACCAGAAGAATGATTTATACAATCAGATAAACAGATTAAGATCATCATATCCCGATGCTATTGTATATTCAGATATAAGATCAGGATTAAAGTTCAACAGA
Encoded proteins:
- a CDS encoding IS607 family transposase; the protein is MGKIYTIREACDILQIDATTLMRWDREGKIHCIRLSNNFRRVPKKEIDRILGIKNNRVDAVYARVSSNDQKNDLYNQINRLRSSYPDAIVYSDIRSGLKFNREGFNELLNRIENDEINNIYITHKDRLARFGFDLIESICKMHNTNIIETDGNEILSANEGLTMDLISIITSFSTRLYGLRSHKMKNILGALKE